The following are encoded in a window of Candidatus Moraniibacteriota bacterium genomic DNA:
- a CDS encoding fibronectin type III domain-containing protein: MLQNNIQKIFFFGLFLSIGFLSLGNHKAFAALSVSTQTTSDVSFYTATGNGTISSLDDTLPITEHGHVWSKDPNPELGPASTPIAQWKMNDNAGNTTVVDSVGGNNGTAARNTSLMTTPGKVNGALNFNGSSDSISIPAGVTLAGKSKFTLSLWINPSVYPNSGLEKPIYYESTSNSAYTRVGLVLDSNGKIMLGGRDSSQDPTGAYQVFVQGNGVIPLNTWTHITASFDSDADVFTLYKNGILDANSTTNRSALGSSVSAIRKIGTYPNQFFNGSIDDVRIYNTALSASEIAQIYNSGNGTEGSSKTQLGPRSTTGTFTSSLTGLDFLTTYHTRSYAVLSNGSEVYGEDDTFTTLIAPSETRTWTGALSSSWTTPGNWAEGSVPRYIDNVVINAGTNQPTLDVNGGTITIQSLTLGGGASTSTLTLSYGSPTNKFIVTGNVTILDKGYLTHTANTTTAAGEVHRLFMDIGGNLDVQTGGQINADGKGYQAGNGPGYCATNGYYSGSYGGQGDGGVCPTYGSLIDPVNLGSGGWGGVGGGAVILTISGGSMINGMISASAISSGDMRSSGGTINISSNTIAGSFFMKTNGGGSPYYGGGGGRIAVKLISGNDFGSITMQAYGGLTGGAAGTIYTETADQGSGNGTVIIDNNNITSSRFATIPSTQTWTIKNLVLRNKGQISVPTGTTLNLTNATITNDGLGTSGINVNGGTLTNTGLSINGIYLTLTAPQTINGNLSLGGGSTTSILTVSNGSPTNKFTVTGNVTITNNGYLTHTANTTAETHRLFMDVGGNLDVQVGGQINVDGKGYSAGPGSGLGFWGVRQASYGGMAYDLNLTYGSIFNPLDLGSGPSYCGAIKGGGSVIFTVTEEIVINGLISANGAKDSCGGGSGGTINILSKIFSGSGAISSNGGGISYGGAGGGRIAVKLTSGNDFGLVIMQAFGGGNSSNDNGAAGTIYTQTSLQGMGNGTITIDNNNVINTARNQTLIPQDNFTNNSLSLGNIIVKNKGLLAIPTGTTLNTTGDITIGTLNSSTDTSHIVANGTGTLISTNLTIHGVSGTGASINTNTKGYTPTLGTGAGTTGSLGYGSGGTYGGRGGNSSDGATSPNTYGNDFVPEDLGSGGGKSTGGTGGGDIRIRTNNNLNLYGTISSNGSAGLTNGGGGSGGSINILYAKNFTINGGKLQANGGAGQGGGGGGGGGRIAYAYENKTFTNQTIQTLGGTKGATAPATDGSAGSLKSGYLAGSLISSAFDSSSDANVMGTIEWKENEILPANTTVTISLKTAGTKENLSSSPWTQLAQSTASSLTSGCTKNGINVICSLSSIPNTLRDTIGDRFFQYKVDLSSPDLLSQPQVDDVSVSYVVNAPPEIESVSASQSTPNDTITFTYSIQDIDTQTGTYTPNYITPTFEYSLDDGSSWHTISSSFFTYNSAPFGGDISDQNADTIMENKVTDTYKTYSINWNAQQQLGLNTQTNNVRIRLTITDNEAANNNKFLVSDPFGIDTRPLTSITVSQSYQEATLGQVLISYDYEIQPTIQNNTTLTLEYFNGSTWIEAVSVTGDIGLNVSTGNKSLVWIPKTDIPEHFSSTSRVRLIASYQVASYTMTSVNYTLDTKTPTNPSLLVDASTQDLTIPSTTSVLTLGVSDDSPTQMKISLDENLTNSPWEPFNATVTIKLETDPDIVYTRFKDQYGNETQTIHTTTPETPTRVISQDTSNMLLTPPEYRAFVGFKTIEEPPTGFGNYKLYRSDDATTYTLQNIITSRTTNFLTDATPQPDILYTYKAKTTDTPGNVSFFSQTVTMKANGIQDFGEGGGGSDQTPPVLQNVTVESKDTTTVTITWETDELSDSRVEYATTPNTYTKQTGVSTYADTQAQSGLHRVTLTNLTPNTPYFFRVASTDPQGNTGVNDNNGNGYEVTTNPGPSISGVAVSSASNTQATIFWNTNVPADSVLHYSENKNGSLIDPITLSGSSVLTKNHQVTLDALTQGTTYYFYVTSTDSQGNIANDNNGGNYFQFSTTLDETPPTITNLQTSLISNDKAVITANTDEEASFLLQYRKKGSLTFTQTEQGTTYDRSHYRVLDTLTPDTEYEYQVSVKDINQNESQSDIQTMKTTLDPEYNHAPLSKIHTISDPPKVLTDQKAVITFQTDQAANCILEYGTQSRNYQEVPQTEATGIYDTLHSLHLGGLIFNTTYFYKLLCEDNLGTLIESEEKSFTTKLKQVDSGSEQAESTPPSISGVKVKDITGESAVVSWETDEVSNSQVRYGTTKETLQFGGDSLVNFDPTKYTTSHSVTLRGLIPSTKYFFSTGSSDTAGNIGTSSQQTFQTQSPSSISSIKASSKQIGETTITWKTSTPTTSIVEYGNTENYGQTRKSEELKKDHEIIINNLLENSTYHFRVKGEDESKNLFSSSDSTFEPKSPPQIKEIKIEVLSDREAKVNFLTDTLTDSLVTYKNKNKEEDQKSEGNPSLLQTHSLTLKELTPGENYVLTVRVRDDMGNETLSDEIEFTMQKDETSPTVERVSTDSALSQNGKVQMIINWQTDEDASSSLIYKEGRAGEEKTVNVSSSPTKNHIIVLTSWKPGTLYSYKVIVKDLSGNETITKDYITLTPQTKESVVELIIKNFKEIFAWTGG; the protein is encoded by the coding sequence ATGCTTCAAAACAATATACAAAAAATCTTTTTTTTTGGACTATTTCTTAGTATAGGATTCTTATCATTAGGAAATCATAAAGCTTTTGCAGCACTCTCTGTTTCAACACAAACAACAAGTGATGTTTCTTTTTATACTGCCACAGGAAATGGAACCATTTCTTCTTTAGATGACACCCTCCCTATTACAGAACATGGTCACGTATGGTCAAAAGATCCAAATCCGGAACTTGGACCTGCCTCCACTCCTATAGCACAGTGGAAGATGAATGATAATGCTGGAAATACAACAGTGGTAGATTCTGTAGGAGGAAATAATGGAACAGCAGCAAGAAATACATCTCTCATGACAACACCAGGAAAAGTGAATGGTGCTTTGAATTTTAATGGGAGTAGCGACTCCATATCAATTCCTGCGGGCGTGACTTTGGCTGGAAAAAGTAAATTCACATTATCTCTTTGGATTAATCCAAGCGTTTATCCAAATAGTGGATTGGAAAAACCGATATACTATGAATCAACAAGTAATTCTGCTTATACAAGGGTGGGTTTAGTTCTTGATAGTAATGGAAAGATAATGTTGGGAGGTAGGGATTCATCTCAAGATCCAACGGGAGCTTATCAGGTATTTGTTCAAGGTAATGGCGTTATACCTCTAAACACATGGACTCATATTACAGCATCTTTTGATAGTGATGCTGATGTTTTTACTCTTTATAAAAATGGTATTTTGGATGCAAATAGTACCACAAATCGATCAGCGCTCGGCTCAAGTGTTTCTGCTATAAGAAAGATTGGCACCTATCCTAACCAATTTTTTAATGGCTCTATTGATGACGTTCGCATCTATAATACCGCGCTCTCTGCGAGTGAGATTGCTCAGATATATAACTCTGGAAATGGTACTGAAGGGTCTTCAAAAACTCAACTCGGACCTCGCTCAACCACAGGAACATTCACTTCTTCTCTTACAGGACTTGATTTTTTAACTACCTACCATACTCGTTCCTACGCAGTACTCTCCAATGGTTCTGAAGTGTATGGAGAAGATGATACCTTTACCACACTTATAGCTCCTTCTGAAACAAGAACATGGACAGGAGCTCTTTCTTCAAGTTGGACAACTCCAGGGAATTGGGCAGAAGGTTCTGTGCCACGGTATATCGATAATGTAGTGATCAATGCAGGAACGAATCAACCTACACTCGATGTAAATGGTGGAACCATTACTATACAATCTCTTACTCTTGGAGGAGGAGCATCAACTTCTACTCTTACGCTTTCTTATGGATCGCCTACAAACAAATTTATTGTTACGGGGAATGTTACGATTCTTGATAAAGGATATCTTACTCACACTGCAAACACAACAACAGCTGCGGGAGAAGTTCATAGACTCTTTATGGATATCGGTGGCAACTTGGATGTACAAACCGGAGGACAGATTAATGCGGATGGAAAGGGGTATCAAGCAGGTAATGGTCCAGGGTATTGTGCTACGAATGGATATTATTCTGGTTCTTATGGTGGCCAAGGTGATGGTGGAGTCTGTCCAACTTACGGCTCTCTCATAGATCCTGTAAATTTAGGGAGTGGCGGTTGGGGCGGTGTCGGTGGTGGTGCTGTTATCCTTACTATTTCTGGAGGCTCAATGATAAACGGAATGATTTCCGCAAGCGCAATTAGTAGCGGTGATATGCGATCATCGGGAGGAACTATAAACATTTCCTCAAATACGATAGCTGGTTCTTTTTTTATGAAAACAAATGGGGGTGGTAGTCCATACTATGGAGGAGGGGGTGGTCGTATTGCTGTTAAACTCATATCTGGAAATGATTTCGGATCGATTACGATGCAAGCATATGGTGGGCTAACTGGAGGCGCCGCCGGTACCATCTACACCGAAACCGCCGACCAAGGATCTGGAAATGGAACGGTAATTATTGATAACAATAATATTACCTCATCACGTTTTGCCACTATCCCTTCCACCCAAACCTGGACCATTAAAAATCTTGTCCTTCGTAACAAAGGACAAATCAGTGTCCCCACAGGAACGACTCTTAATCTTACCAATGCAACTATTACGAATGATGGACTCGGAACAAGTGGAATCAATGTAAATGGAGGAACACTAACTAACACAGGACTTTCTATAAATGGAATCTATCTTACTCTAACTGCGCCTCAAACTATAAATGGAAATCTTTCTCTTGGAGGAGGATCTACAACATCTATACTTACTGTAAGTAATGGTTCCCCAACGAATAAATTCACTGTTACCGGAAATGTAACCATTACTAACAACGGTTATCTCACCCACACAGCAAACACTACTGCAGAAACTCACAGACTCTTCATGGACGTAGGAGGGAATCTCGATGTCCAAGTAGGAGGACAGATTAATGTGGATGGAAAGGGGTATTCTGCTGGACCAGGATCAGGATTGGGCTTTTGGGGAGTGAGACAGGCCTCTTATGGTGGAATGGCATATGATCTTAATCTTACATATGGATCTATTTTTAATCCTCTAGATTTAGGTAGTGGCCCCTCTTACTGTGGAGCGATTAAGGGTGGAGGCTCTGTCATTTTTACTGTTACTGAAGAAATAGTAATCAATGGTTTAATTTCTGCTAATGGAGCAAAAGATTCTTGTGGTGGGGGTTCTGGTGGAACTATTAATATATTAAGCAAAATATTCTCTGGTTCAGGAGCTATTAGTTCAAATGGTGGAGGTATTTCTTATGGTGGTGCGGGAGGTGGTCGTATCGCCGTCAAACTCACATCAGGAAATGATTTTGGGCTAGTTATTATGCAAGCTTTTGGAGGTGGAAATTCTTCTAATGATAATGGTGCTGCGGGGACAATCTATACCCAAACATCCTTACAAGGTATGGGCAATGGAACAATAACGATTGATAATAATAATGTTATAAACACAGCACGTAATCAAACCCTCATCCCCCAAGACAACTTCACCAACAACTCCCTCTCTCTCGGAAACATCATTGTAAAAAACAAAGGACTTCTTGCCATTCCTACAGGAACCACTCTTAACACTACAGGAGACATAACCATAGGAACTCTTAACTCTTCTACTGACACCTCACACATAGTAGCCAATGGAACAGGAACTCTCATTTCTACCAATCTCACTATTCATGGAGTAAGTGGTACAGGAGCATCCATAAACACCAACACGAAAGGTTACACTCCTACTCTTGGAACAGGAGCAGGAACAACAGGCTCTCTTGGATATGGATCAGGAGGAACATATGGAGGAAGAGGAGGAAATAGTAGTGATGGAGCAACTTCCCCTAACACCTATGGAAATGACTTTGTTCCCGAAGATCTTGGAAGTGGAGGAGGAAAGTCTACAGGAGGAACAGGAGGAGGAGATATACGAATCAGAACGAATAACAATCTCAACCTCTATGGAACCATATCCAGTAACGGTAGCGCTGGACTCACCAATGGTGGAGGAGGATCAGGAGGATCTATAAACATACTCTATGCAAAAAACTTCACCATAAACGGTGGAAAGCTTCAAGCCAATGGTGGGGCGGGACAAGGTGGTGGAGGAGGAGGGGGAGGAGGAAGAATCGCCTATGCCTATGAAAACAAAACATTTACCAATCAAACGATTCAAACACTCGGAGGAACAAAAGGAGCTACCGCACCTGCAACTGATGGAAGCGCAGGTTCACTTAAATCTGGATACCTTGCTGGTTCTCTTATCTCTTCAGCATTTGATTCCAGTAGTGATGCTAATGTCATGGGAACAATAGAATGGAAAGAAAATGAAATACTCCCAGCAAATACAACCGTAACCATCTCTCTCAAAACTGCAGGAACGAAAGAAAATCTTTCTTCTTCCCCCTGGACACAACTTGCACAGTCCACTGCTTCTTCTCTTACCTCAGGATGTACAAAGAATGGAATCAATGTTATCTGCTCTCTTTCTTCTATCCCTAATACTCTACGAGATACTATAGGAGATCGCTTCTTTCAATACAAAGTAGATCTTTCTTCTCCTGACCTTCTTTCTCAACCTCAAGTCGATGATGTAAGTGTTTCCTATGTTGTAAACGCTCCTCCTGAAATAGAATCAGTAAGTGCTTCTCAATCTACTCCCAATGATACCATTACCTTTACCTACAGTATTCAAGATATCGATACACAAACAGGAACCTATACTCCCAACTACATCACTCCTACCTTTGAATATTCTCTTGATGATGGATCAAGCTGGCATACCATCTCTTCTTCATTCTTTACCTACAACAGCGCACCCTTTGGAGGAGATATTTCTGATCAAAACGCTGATACTATCATGGAGAATAAAGTTACCGATACCTACAAAACCTATTCCATTAATTGGAACGCTCAACAACAACTCGGTCTTAATACACAAACAAACAATGTACGCATACGACTCACCATTACAGACAATGAAGCAGCAAACAATAACAAATTCCTTGTAAGTGATCCTTTTGGTATAGACACAAGACCTCTTACCTCCATTACCGTTTCTCAATCATACCAAGAAGCTACACTCGGACAGGTTCTCATTTCCTATGACTATGAGATTCAACCTACTATCCAAAACAATACAACACTCACTCTTGAATACTTCAATGGAAGTACATGGATAGAAGCAGTAAGTGTAACAGGGGATATCGGACTCAATGTATCTACAGGAAACAAAAGTCTGGTATGGATTCCAAAAACAGATATCCCTGAACATTTCTCTTCTACCTCCAGAGTTCGACTCATCGCTTCGTATCAAGTTGCTTCATACACCATGACTTCAGTAAACTACACCCTCGATACAAAAACTCCCACCAATCCCTCCCTCCTTGTTGATGCTTCCACTCAAGACCTCACCATTCCCTCCACCACATCTGTTCTTACTCTTGGAGTCAGTGATGACTCTCCAACACAGATGAAGATTTCTCTTGACGAAAACCTTACCAACTCTCCTTGGGAACCTTTTAATGCAACGGTAACAATAAAACTCGAAACTGATCCCGACATTGTCTATACTCGCTTCAAAGATCAATACGGGAATGAAACACAAACCATACACACAACTACTCCAGAAACTCCTACACGAGTCATTTCTCAAGATACGAGTAATATGCTTCTTACCCCTCCAGAATACCGAGCCTTCGTAGGATTCAAAACAATAGAAGAACCTCCAACAGGATTCGGAAACTACAAACTCTATAGAAGTGATGACGCTACTACCTATACGCTTCAAAATATCATAACCTCAAGAACAACAAACTTCCTTACTGATGCTACCCCACAACCAGACATTCTCTACACCTACAAAGCAAAGACAACAGACACACCAGGAAATGTTTCTTTCTTCTCACAAACCGTTACGATGAAAGCAAATGGTATTCAAGACTTCGGAGAAGGTGGAGGAGGATCAGATCAAACCCCTCCTGTTCTACAAAACGTAACCGTAGAATCTAAAGACACCACAACCGTAACTATCACATGGGAAACAGATGAACTCTCTGACTCTCGTGTAGAATATGCAACCACTCCCAACACCTATACCAAACAAACAGGAGTCTCTACCTATGCTGACACCCAAGCACAATCAGGACTTCATAGAGTCACTCTTACCAACCTCACACCAAACACTCCCTACTTCTTTAGAGTTGCCTCTACTGATCCTCAAGGCAATACCGGAGTCAATGACAATAATGGCAATGGATATGAAGTCACAACGAATCCTGGACCTTCTATCAGTGGTGTAGCGGTATCAAGTGCTTCTAACACACAAGCAACCATATTCTGGAATACGAATGTCCCTGCAGACTCTGTACTCCATTACAGTGAAAACAAGAATGGATCTCTTATCGATCCTATCACTCTCTCCGGATCAAGTGTTCTTACAAAAAATCATCAAGTAACCTTAGATGCTCTTACTCAAGGAACCACCTACTATTTCTACGTTACCTCCACCGACTCACAAGGAAACATTGCCAATGACAATAATGGAGGAAACTATTTTCAATTCTCTACAACACTCGACGAAACACCTCCTACCATAACGAATCTTCAAACATCTCTTATCTCAAATGACAAAGCAGTTATTACAGCAAACACAGATGAAGAAGCATCCTTCCTCCTTCAGTACAGAAAAAAAGGAAGCCTTACCTTCACACAAACAGAACAAGGAACAACATACGATAGATCTCACTACAGGGTACTCGATACTCTTACTCCTGATACAGAGTATGAATATCAAGTGAGTGTTAAAGATATCAATCAAAACGAATCACAGAGTGATATACAAACAATGAAAACAACCTTAGATCCAGAATACAATCATGCACCTCTTTCAAAGATTCATACTATCAGTGATCCTCCTAAAGTACTCACTGATCAAAAAGCAGTCATAACCTTCCAGACGGATCAAGCAGCAAACTGCATCCTTGAATATGGAACCCAATCAAGAAACTACCAAGAAGTTCCTCAAACAGAAGCGACAGGAATCTATGACACACTCCATTCCCTGCATCTTGGAGGACTCATCTTTAACACAACCTACTTCTACAAACTTCTTTGTGAAGATAATCTTGGAACCCTCATAGAGAGTGAAGAAAAAAGCTTCACAACAAAACTCAAACAAGTAGACAGTGGAAGTGAACAAGCAGAATCTACTCCTCCCTCTATCTCAGGAGTCAAAGTCAAAGACATTACAGGAGAGAGTGCAGTGGTGAGTTGGGAGACGGATGAAGTTTCAAACTCACAGGTGAGATATGGGACGACGAAGGAGACTCTTCAATTTGGTGGTGACAGTCTTGTCAACTTCGACCCCACCAAATACACCACCTCCCACTCCGTAACTCTTCGAGGTCTCATCCCATCTACTAAATACTTCTTCTCCACAGGATCTTCCGACACCGCCGGAAACATAGGCACCTCCTCCCAACAAACCTTCCAAACGCAATCTCCTTCTTCCATCTCTTCCATTAAAGCTTCTTCCAAACAAATAGGGGAAACAACTATCACATGGAAAACTTCCACTCCCACTACCTCTATTGTTGAATATGGAAACACAGAAAACTATGGACAAACAAGAAAAAGTGAAGAACTCAAAAAAGATCATGAAATTATCATAAACAATCTTTTAGAAAACTCTACCTACCACTTCCGAGTAAAAGGAGAAGATGAATCAAAAAATCTCTTCTCTTCTTCCGACTCTACCTTTGAACCAAAGTCTCCACCACAAATCAAAGAAATCAAGATAGAAGTTCTTTCAGACAGAGAAGCAAAAGTAAACTTCCTTACTGATACTCTTACCGACTCTCTTGTAACCTACAAAAACAAAAACAAAGAAGAAGATCAAAAGAGTGAAGGAAATCCCTCCCTCCTCCAAACTCACTCCCTCACCCTCAAAGAACTCACTCCTGGAGAAAACTACGTTCTTACTGTACGAGTCAGAGATGATATGGGAAATGAAACTCTCTCTGATGAGATAGAATTCACTATGCAAAAAGATGAAACTTCTCCTACAGTAGAAAGAGTCTCTACCGACTCCGCTCTTTCACAAAACGGAAAAGTACAAATGATTATTAACTGGCAAACAGATGAAGATGCTTCTTCCTCCCTCATCTACAAAGAAGGAAGAGCAGGAGAAGAAAAAACAGTGAATGTAAGTTCTTCCCCAACAAAGAATCACATCATTGTACTCACCTCTTGGAAACCAGGAACTCTCTACTCTTACAAAGTCATAGTAAAAGATCTGAGTGGGAATGAAACCATAACCAAAGACTACATCACCCTTACACCACAAACAAAAGAATCTGTTGTAGAACTCATCATAAAGAACTTCAAAGAAATCTTTGCTTGGACGGGAGGGTAG
- the gatB gene encoding Asp-tRNA(Asn)/Glu-tRNA(Gln) amidotransferase subunit GatB codes for MKYTPVIGMEVHVELKTASKMFCSCKNDLSLDRKPNTNICPVCSGQPGALPVPNKKAIAFVQRVGLALNCRVNLLSKFDRKNYFYPDLPKGYQISQYDMPLVEDGFLDVEDVRIGITRIHMEEDTGKSLHEKGLGETLIDLNRSGVPLMELVTEPDIANGEQARKFCQKLQLILRYLSVSDADMEKGQMRCEANISLYSEGKNRLSGTKVEVKNLNSFRSVEKAITYEIQRQSELLDSGESIIQETRGWDDAGQKTFSQRKKESAHDYRYFPEPDIPPMEFTKDYITMLQKSLPELPDTKANRFEKEYGIEKKLAKILVSDKVLAEFFEQTMSELEEKKVSGEMKGELLNARRTATNYLIVELRKFLAEDSLTFSDIRLTPENFAELAMIVIDGGINSSAAQIVLREMYERGGDPSHIIEEKNLAQMDNDDELEKIVDEILTQNEQSIIDYKAGKDRALGFLVGQIMAKTQGKANPQKATDLLKKKMS; via the coding sequence ATGAAATATACTCCTGTTATTGGAATGGAAGTTCATGTAGAGCTTAAAACAGCATCAAAGATGTTTTGTTCGTGCAAGAATGATTTGAGTTTAGATCGAAAACCTAATACAAACATCTGTCCTGTTTGCTCTGGTCAACCAGGAGCACTTCCTGTTCCAAACAAAAAAGCAATTGCCTTTGTCCAGCGAGTTGGTTTAGCTCTTAATTGTAGGGTAAACCTCCTTTCTAAATTTGATAGAAAAAATTATTTTTATCCTGATCTTCCCAAGGGATACCAAATTTCACAATACGACATGCCTTTGGTAGAAGATGGCTTTTTGGATGTGGAAGATGTTCGTATTGGTATTACTCGTATTCACATGGAGGAAGATACAGGAAAATCACTTCACGAAAAAGGCTTAGGAGAAACACTCATCGATCTTAATCGAAGTGGTGTTCCACTTATGGAACTTGTTACAGAGCCTGATATTGCCAATGGAGAACAGGCGAGAAAATTCTGTCAAAAACTTCAATTGATTTTGCGGTATCTTAGTGTGAGTGATGCCGATATGGAAAAGGGACAGATGCGATGTGAAGCAAATATTTCTCTTTATAGCGAAGGAAAAAATAGATTAAGTGGTACGAAGGTAGAAGTAAAAAATCTCAATTCTTTTCGTAGCGTAGAAAAAGCGATAACATACGAAATTCAAAGACAATCAGAGCTTTTGGATTCAGGAGAATCTATTATTCAGGAAACTCGTGGATGGGATGATGCTGGCCAAAAAACTTTTTCACAAAGAAAAAAAGAATCCGCACATGATTATCGATATTTTCCCGAACCCGATATTCCTCCAATGGAATTTACCAAAGATTACATAACCATGCTTCAAAAATCTTTACCTGAACTTCCAGATACGAAAGCGAATCGTTTCGAAAAAGAATATGGTATCGAAAAAAAACTTGCCAAAATTCTTGTTTCCGATAAAGTATTGGCTGAATTTTTTGAACAAACTATGAGCGAGTTGGAAGAGAAAAAAGTTTCAGGAGAAATGAAAGGAGAACTTCTTAATGCAAGAAGAACAGCAACGAATTATCTTATCGTAGAGCTTCGAAAATTTCTTGCTGAAGATAGTCTAACATTTTCGGATATCCGACTTACTCCAGAAAATTTTGCCGAACTCGCAATGATCGTTATTGATGGAGGTATTAATTCTAGTGCAGCTCAAATTGTACTTCGTGAAATGTATGAACGAGGAGGAGATCCTTCTCATATTATAGAAGAAAAAAACTTAGCCCAAATGGATAACGATGATGAGCTAGAAAAAATTGTGGATGAAATTCTAACTCAAAATGAACAATCCATTATCGATTATAAAGCGGGAAAAGATCGTGCACTCGGATTCTTGGTAGGTCAAATTATGGCCAAAACTCAAGGAAAAGCGAATCCTCAAAAAGCAACAGATCTTCTCAAAAAGAAAATGTCCTAG
- a CDS encoding efflux RND transporter periplasmic adaptor subunit, translating to MAILNYLKEHAWYLFLLLLVCSGAGYYGYYQEGTTSQTQESNIEYASATKGNIQVEVTATGQVYAKEQVSLKPQIAGDGLEIMDILVEDGQEVKKDDVIAVLDNEEAYDAIRDAKLSLKSAKIKMDQTRDLYIDKTVDDRRLRQLQELTYKESKNRVSDSEKELEKYFIKAPFDGIVTDFKMEKGDSISRDEILASIISKKMYAEVSINEVDAVKLKKGNPARLTFDALPGVSVEGTVSKVDTIGTVEQNVVYFKAEIEFSDIPKELKSGMSVSVAITTESKENVLSIPLSALKGNSSEAFVWKEKKNSDLGYEKVPIVSGISNDISVEIVSGILEGDRVVTKITEPTTTKETSSPSGILNGAIRIPGSGGAPPGGMNR from the coding sequence ATGGCTATTTTGAATTATCTAAAAGAGCATGCTTGGTATTTATTTTTACTTCTTTTGGTATGTTCGGGTGCTGGTTATTATGGTTATTACCAAGAGGGAACAACTTCTCAGACACAAGAAAGTAATATTGAATATGCTTCTGCAACAAAAGGAAATATTCAGGTGGAAGTAACTGCTACTGGTCAGGTATATGCGAAAGAACAAGTTTCTCTTAAGCCTCAAATAGCGGGGGATGGTTTGGAAATTATGGATATTCTTGTCGAAGATGGACAGGAGGTTAAGAAAGATGATGTTATTGCTGTTCTTGATAATGAGGAAGCATATGATGCTATAAGAGATGCTAAACTTTCTCTTAAAAGTGCCAAAATTAAGATGGATCAAACTCGAGATCTTTATATAGATAAAACTGTTGATGATAGAAGACTGCGTCAACTTCAAGAACTAACGTATAAAGAAAGTAAGAATAGAGTTTCTGATAGCGAAAAAGAATTAGAAAAATATTTTATAAAAGCTCCTTTTGACGGAATTGTTACTGATTTTAAAATGGAAAAAGGAGATTCTATTTCACGAGATGAAATATTGGCCTCCATTATCTCCAAAAAAATGTATGCAGAGGTCTCAATAAATGAGGTGGATGCTGTAAAACTAAAAAAGGGGAATCCCGCACGTTTAACATTTGATGCTCTCCCGGGCGTGAGTGTCGAAGGAACAGTTTCTAAAGTAGATACTATTGGAACGGTTGAGCAAAATGTTGTTTATTTTAAAGCAGAAATTGAATTTTCTGATATTCCTAAAGAACTCAAATCAGGAATGAGCGTGAGTGTCGCGATTACAACAGAATCTAAAGAAAATGTTTTAAGCATACCTCTATCCGCTCTCAAGGGAAATTCTTCAGAAGCTTTTGTGTGGAAAGAAAAGAAAAACTCTGATCTTGGTTATGAAAAAGTTCCTATTGTCTCTGGAATTTCTAATGATATTTCTGTCGAAATTGTCTCTGGAATTTTAGAAGGAGATCGCGTAGTAACAAAGATAACAGAACCAACAACTACAAAAGAAACTTCATCTCCATCTGGTATTTTGAATGGAGCTATTCGTATTCCTGGTTCCGGAGGTGCTCCTCCAGGAGGAATGAATCGATAA